The Drosophila biarmipes strain raj3 chromosome 2L, RU_DBia_V1.1, whole genome shotgun sequence genome has a window encoding:
- the LOC108029075 gene encoding putative lipid scramblase CLPTM1, protein MSKAGEGQPAAEGAVIAGNGNAEVAQNEGQNQGQPPQNQPSRMESFFAMTKSLILRALIIYFVSSFFRRPAPEAANQDKSAVNAGPKITAWNYFENGTDFDLHVWLSEHPDVVNFQQKGNLLWLQEDLTYGDWTSGANGDGIYTHSLKLKTSQHLMSNGSVYLHAFVTRSGMSPDPQSPNYATNGHMGHQQHQLNKFKKLRVNRNYNLLASEKVKLEHELKHANLKDTVVSHWHPNLTVNLVVDQTNWAQGSVPPPLDEYVKFVDGGKTYLPIVFVNDYWNLQREYQPINETTPELELHLTFQPLGMFKWQLYAAKQMKNKWAGNMLGELMAASQPEESDEDQDSLKETLLDTNIYLLGITVAVSILHSVFELLAFKNDIQFWNNRKSLEGLSVRSVFFGVFQSLIILLYVLDNETNFMIRISCVVGLGIEVWKIHKVVDINYDHDQKILGVLPRISFQDKGSYSESSTKDYDKLAFKYLGWACFPLLVAYFVYSLIYNEHKGWYSFVLNMLYGYLLTFGFILMTPQLFINYKLKSVAHMPWRMMTYKFLNTFIDDIFAFVIKMPTMYRLGCFRDDIIFFVFLYQRWQYRVDLKRVNEFGFSGEMEQQHAAKKLEGQAPNGAIEAPEAAPATKKTAAQKKQD, encoded by the exons ATGTCGAAAGCAGGCGAAGGTCAGCCCGCAGCGGAGGGCGCG GTAATTGCTGGCAATGGGAACGCTGAGGTGGCCCAAAACGAGGGGCAGAACCAGGGGCAGCCGCCCCAGAACCAGCCCAGCCGCATGGAGTCCTTCTTCGCGATGACCAAGTCGCTGATCCTGCGCGccctgatcatctacttcgTGAGCTCCTTCTTCCGGCGCCCCGCGCCCGAGGCCGCCAACCAGGACAAGAGCGCGGTGAACGCCGGGCCCAAGATCACGGCCTGGAACTACTTCGAGAACGGCACGGACTTCGACCTGCACGTGTGGCTGTCGGAGCACCCCGACGTGGTCAACTTCCAGCAGAAGGGCAATCTGCTCTGGCTGCAGGAGGACCTCACCTACGGCGACTGGACGTCGGGCGCGAACGGCGACGGCATCTACACCCACAGCCTGAAGCTCAAGACCAGCCAGCACCTGATGAGCAATGGCAGCGTGTACCTGCACGCCTTCGTCACCCGCTCCGGCATGAGCCCCGACCCGCAGTCGCCCAATTACGCCACCAACGGGCACATgggccaccagcagcaccagctgAACAAGTTCAAGAAGCTGCGGGTGAACCGCAACTACAACCTGCTGGCCAGCGAGAAGGTGAAGCTGGAGCACGAGCTCAAGCATGCGAATCTCAAGGACACCGTAGTGTCCCACTGGCACCCCAATCTGACGGTCAATCTGGTGGTGGATCAGACCAACTGGGCCCAGGGCTCCGTGCCGCCGCCCCTCGATGAGTACGTAAAGTTCGTGGACGGCGGAAAGACCTATCTGCCCATCGTGTTCGTCAACGACTACTGGAACCTGCAGCGGGAGTACCAGCCCATCAACGAGACCACCCCCGAGCTGGAGCTCCACCTCACCTTCCAGCCCCTGGGCATGTTCAAGTGGCAGCTGTACGCCGCCAAGCAGATGAAGAACAAGTGGGCCGGCAACATGCTGGGCGAGCTGATGGCCGCCAGTCAGCCGGAGGAGAGCGACGAGGACCAGGACTCGCTGAAGGAGACGCTGCTGGACACCAACATCTACCTGCTGGGCATCACCGTGGCCGTCTCCATACTGCACTCGGTGTTCGAGCTGCTGGCCTTCAAGAACGACATTCAGTTCTGGAACAACCGCAAGTCGCTGGAGGGACTGTCGGTGCGATCCGTGTTCTTCGGCGTCTTCCAGTCGCTGATCATCCTGCTGTACGTGCTGGACAACGAGACCAACTTCATGATCCGCATCTCCTGCGTCGTGGGCCTCGGCATCGAGGTGTGGAAGATCCACAAGGTGGTGGACATCAACTACGACCACGACCAGAAGATCCTGGGCGTGCTGCCGCGCATCAGTTTCCAGGACAAGGGCTCCTACTCGGAGAGCTCGACCAAGGACTACGACAAGCTGGCCTTCAAGTACCTGGGCTGGGCCTGCTTCCCGCTGCTGGTGGCCTACTTCGTCTACTCCCTGATCTACAACGAGCACAAGGGGTGGTACTCGTTTGTGCTCAACATGCTCTACGGCTACTTGCTGACCTTCGGCTTCATCCTGATGACGCCGCAGCTGTTCATCAACTACAAGCTCAAGTCCGTGGCCCACATGCCGTGGCGCATGATGACCTACAAGTTCCTCAACACCTTTATCGACGACATCTTCGCGTTCGTCATCAAGATGCCCACCATGTACCGGCTGGGCTGCTTCCGCGACGACATCATCTTCTTCGTGTTCCTCTACCAGCGCTGGCAGTACCGCGTCGATCTGAAGCGCGTGAACGAGTTCGGCTTCTCCGGGGAGATGGAGCAGCAGCACGCCGCCAAGAAGCTGGAGGGCCAGGCTCCCAACGGGGCCATCGAAGCTCCCGAAGCCGCGCCCGCGACCAAAAAGACAGCCGCACAAAAGAAGCAGGACTAG